Proteins found in one Zea mays cultivar B73 chromosome 1, Zm-B73-REFERENCE-NAM-5.0, whole genome shotgun sequence genomic segment:
- the LOC103643812 gene encoding uncharacterized protein yields the protein MVARMMRWPRPPAARKFRVRLLVRRAEGLPPPSPSPSPSPSPATAASPEREPPGAAQPRAAVAAEVRWKGPRASALGSLRRAAVRRNRTREDAGAAWEEEFESVVTLAAASQREGAAFHPWELAFCVFSDINKGPKNKPSILGTASLNLADYALTAGETIEIILPLSIPGGAPERASSLHLTLSMVELRAFQETSDASQRSAATLPLSPSSGDSFPGGKDEVSVIKAGLRKVKILTDLVSTRRPKKTCQAGGEDKFCVNSDGAEYPCDTESLDDDLDDRVEEDEFGDSTIRKSFSYGSLQSVNYVGGLVYAHAKIDGEHEDWIYYSNRKTDVGFQVEKVLPSTTENGLLTAKRSILPWRKRKLSLRSLKAKGEPLLKKAYGEEGGDDIDNDRRLLTSSDESVSEGSRGDGSANTMVSEFGDDNFVIGNWELKEIISRDGRMKLSSQMFFASIDQRSERAAGESACTALVAVIADWFQANQNIMPIQSQFDSLIREGSLEWRNLCENETYRERFPDKHFDLETVLHAKIRPLTVSPSKSFIGFFQPEGDDDMSGFDFLNGAMSFDNIWDEIAQAAEFSSSDSPNLYIVSWNDHFFLLKVEHDAYYIIDTLGERLHEGCSQAYILKFDKNTTIHKVPGEKKSCSPDSSGPMKDSSGSESSTTDQDSGNDTEEEVLVSKGKESCKEYIKSFLAAIPIRELQADIKKGLMASTPLHHRLQIEFQYTQSSPKETASATQLLTMEAPFEFSWPEAPPTMEVTLTSAVSVV from the exons ATGGTGGCGAGGATGATGCGGTGGCCGCGGCCGCCGGCGGCGCGCAAGTTCCGCGTGCGGCTGTTGGTGCGGCGTGCGGAGGGGCTCCCGCCTCCTTCACCTTCGCCTTCGCCGTCGCCCTCGCCCGCGACAGCGGCCTCGCCGGAGCGCGAGCCGCCGGGCGCCGCGCAGCCCAGGGCCGCCGTCGCCGCGGAGGTGAGGTGGAAGGGGCCCAGGGCCTCCGCGCTCGGCTCGCTGCGGCGTGCCGCGGTCAGGCGCAACCGCACACGGGAGGACGCCGGCGCGGCGTGGGAGGAGGAGTTCGAGAGCGTCGTCACCCTCGCGGCCGCGTCGCAGCGGGAGGGCGCCGCGTTCCACCCATGGGAGCTCGCCTTCTGCGTCTTCAGC GATATTAACAAAGGCCCAAAGAACAAACCATCAATTCTGGGAACTGCTTCTCTCAATCTAGCAGATTATGCATTGACGGCTGGAGAGACAATTGAGATAATTCTTCCGTTGTCTATACCTGGTGGTGCACCTGAACGAGCCTCATCCCTTCAT CTCACTCTGAGTATGGTTGAATTAAGAGCTTTTCAAGAAACATCTGATGCATCACAGCGATCTGCTGCAACCTTGCCATTGTCCCCATCATCTGGCGATTCTTTTCCTGGAGGAAAAGATGAGGTTTCGGTTATTAAAGCAGGGTTGAGGAAGGTAAAAATTCTCACAGATCTGGTGTCGACACGAAGGCCTAAGAAGACTTGCCAGGCAGGTGGCGAAGATAAGTTTTGTGTTAACAGTGATGGTGCTGAATATCCATGTGATACTGAGTCTCTTGATGACGATCTAGATGACAGAGTAGAGGAAGATGAATTTGGAGATTCAACTATCAGGAAGTCTTTCAGTTATGGGTCTCTGCAATCTGTCAACTATGTTGGTGGCCTAGTTTATGCCCATGCAAAGATTGATGGGGAGCATGAGGACTGGATATATTATAGTAACCGAAAAACTGATGTCGGTTTCCAAGTAGAGAAAGTATTGCCATCAACCACAGAGAATGGGTTGCTAACTGCTAAGCGCAGTATACTTCCTTGGAGAAAGAGGAAACTGAGTTTACGGTCGCTGAAGGCTAAAGGTGAACCTCTGTTGAAAAAGGCATATGGGGAAGAGGGAGGTGATGATATTGACAATGATCGACGCTTGCTAACATCATCTGATGAATCTGTTTCAGAG GGATCAAGAGGAGATGGATCAGCAAATACTATGGTGTCAGAATTTGGTGATGACAATTTTGTCATTGGAAATTGGGAGTTGAAGGAGATAATTAGCCGCGATGGCCGTATGAAGCTTTCATCCCAGATGTTCTTTGCATCAATAGACCAGAGAAGTGAGCGAGCAGCTGGGGAGAGTGCATGTACAGCACTTGTGGCTGTTATTGCAGACTGGTTCCAAGCAAATCAGAATATCATGCCTATCCAGTCACAGTTTGACAGCCTTATCCGTGAAGGATCACTAGAGTGGAGAAACCTTTGTGAGAATGAGACGTATAGAGAGCGTTTTCCTGACAAGCACTTTGATCTTGAAACTGTCCTTCATGCCAAGATTCGCCCGCTGACAGTTTCCCCCAGCAAATCTTTTATCGGATTCTTCCAGCCCGAAGGCGATGATGACATGAGTGGTTTTGACTTCCTTAATGGTGCCATGTCATTTGACAACATCTGGGATGAGATTGCCCAGGCGGCAGAGTTCTCATCCAGTGATAGCCCTAACTTATACATAGTAAGTTGGAATGACCACTTTTTTCTACTCAAGGTTGAGCATGATGCATATTACATTATCGATACCCTTGGAGAAAGGCTCCATGAAGGGTGCAGCCAGGCATACATTTTGAAGTTCGACAAGAATACGACAATTCACAAGGTACCTGGGGAAAAGAAATCTTGTAGCCCCGACTCAAGTGGACCAATGAAGGATTCTTCAGGTTCTGAGAGCTCTACGACTGACCAGGACAGTGGGAATGATACTGAAGAGGAGGTGCTTGTGTCGAAGGGCAAAGAATCATGTAAAGAGTACATCAAGAGTTTCTTGGCAGCCATACCAATCCGGGAACTACAGGCGGACATCAAGAAAGGACTGATGGCATCAACCCCATTGCACCACCGCCTCCAGATTGAGTTCCAGTACACCCAGTCGTCCCCAAAAGAGACTGCATCAGCCACTCAGCTTCTTACCATGGAGGCCCCCTTTGAGTTCTCATGGCCTGAGGCACCGCCAACAATGGAAGTCACACTAACATCTGCCGTCTCTGTTGTGTAG